The following is a genomic window from Helicobacter sp. NHP19-003.
GTGTTGCCGAGCATGTAGAGCACATAGGGCACTTGTGGGTCTGAGGGATAGAATTTGAGCCACTGGGAGGCGACTTGGATCGTGAGTTCCTGTCTTTTTTTGAGTTTGCTCAAAGCGATAATCTCGTAAAAATACAAGTCTTTTTTAAAAATGGTGCGGGGGTAGAGCCTAAAAATACGCGCAATAGCCTCTAGAGCCTCCAAATAGTAGCCATTTTTAATGAGCTGTTTCAAGCCCAAATATTCCTCTAAGTCTTGCCCCTTAGTGTAGGTCAAAGGCTTGTTGTCCACATCTAGCTCTTGGATGATGGGCGTTTGCGCCCCCTCTATGAGGATGGGGAAGTTCAACCCCTCATTGCTGGGCGCATTGTAGTCTTTGGGAGTGAGGAAGGGAATCTTGTGATGAAAACCCACGACTTGCCAGACTTTAGAGTTTTTGAGTTTGAGTTTTTGGATGGGGATGCTTTGTTTATAATCATAGGGGAGTGCAAACAAGGCCTCTTGAAATTTGGGCTTGATGTGCAGATGAAAAATAAAATTCTTGATTTCATAGGACACCTCAAAGAAGTCTGTTTTAAAGGGCATGAAACCCACTTTCGGAGTGGAGTCGATTGTGCAGATGATCTCTTCGGCGGGGTAAGTTTTGTAGACACAGGCAAAGGGTTTTTCGTCTGTGAGTGTTAGGGTTGAGAAGTCCACTTCTTTCTCCCTCCCCTTTGTAACGCTTAAATCAAGGCCGTTTAAAAAGGGCAAAGAGGCAAAGAATAGAACAAATAGGCGCAACAACATTAAGCTTGGTTAGAGTTTAAATAAATGCGCAACACAAAAACAGAGAACACGCACAAAAACGCCACCGCCGTGCTGACGGCATAAAGGGGGGGCGTGGCATTCGTGGCGCTGGGGGGGTTGGCGCTTGGGGTTTTAAAGAACATCGCCACAAGCAGGCGCAAGTAATACACCGCGCTCACGGCGCTGTTTAACACCATCACGATGGGCAAAAACACCTGGTGTTGGCTAATCACCTGCTCTAACACCATCACCTTGCCCCAAAACATGGAAAAAGGCGGAATACCGGCAAGAGAGCATAAGAAAATTGCGCTTAGCATGGCCAAAAGGGGTTTGGTTTGGACGAGCCCATTGAAGCGCTCATAAGGGTAGGCGTAGCTGTTTTGCTGTGCGTCTTGTTGGTTTGCAACCATCCATAAAATTGCAAACGCCCCAATGTTGGTGATCAAAAATAAAAGCCAATAGCTAAACAACGCCCCTGCGCCATCCACCACGCATGCCAAAGCAAAACCCGTGTGTGAAATCGAGCTGTAGGCCATCATGCGCTTGACATCTTTTTGCAAGAGCGCCATCGCATTGGGGATCGTGATCGTGAGCGCAATTAAAGCCGTGTAAAGGTTGTCGATGACAAAGGACTCGGTGTTTAAGAAGGCGTAAAGCACCCGCAAGAGCACCACCAACCCCGCCATTTTAGGCACAATGGAGATGAAGCCGGCCAAAACGGGATTGTTGCCCTCGTAAATGTCTGGCATCCAAGTGTGGAAGGGCACCAGCGACACCTTAAAACCAAGCGCCCCTAGCATGCACGCTAGGGCAATGAAAAACAAGGGCAACGCTCTAGGCTCGTGGTGGAAAAACACACTCCTCAAACCATCGCCCACGCTGCTCAAGTCCAAATGCCCCGTGAGTAGGTAGAGCAAAGCCACGCCTAGCACAAAGAACACCCCCGCTAAAACGCTCAAGCTGAAGTATTTGATCGCCGCCTCTATGCCGGTACTTTTGTAACTTAGCGCCATCAGCACGCACATGACTAAAGACGCGCTCTCCAAACCGAGCAGGATTAAAAGCAAATGGTCGGTAGACACCATGAGGGTGAACCCCCCAACCATGAAAAGATACAAGGGGTAAAACTCGGGAGTCTCAAACTCGCTAAACTTCTCTTTGCTTAACGCTAGGAGCAATAAGAGCAAACTTGCTAGGGCGATGAAAAGCTGCCCGCTCAAAGACGCGCCATCGGTCAAAAAGTCGCCCGCCCCATCTGTGGAGGGGTTGTAAAAGGCAATCCACAGCACGCTAAAGGCAAGGATCAACCCGGCGATCGCCACGCTCAAAGACTTAGAAAAGCCCTTGCCGACATTTAAAAGCAATAAGAAAACCCCGCCCCCCACGCTCATAAACAGGGGCATTAACACTTGCAAGTCTAACTCGGGCATGAGAGATGAGATCAAGGGATTCATTGTTCTTCCTTAGGCATTGATGCGCCCCTGTAGGCTTTCTAAGAGCACTTGCACGCTTTGTTCAATGGGCGACAAAAGCGGTTTAGGATAAATCCCCAAGAACAACACCGCCGCCACCAAAAGAGCCAACACACTTTTTTCGCTACAAGTTAAGGGGTTTAGGGCTTTGGCTTTTTTGATGGCGTATAACTCTGAAGGCTCTGCGCCAAAAAAGACCTTTTTATACAACACCAGCATATAAATGGCGGATAAAATAATGGTCGTCCCCGCTAAAAACGCCATAAACGGAGAGCTTTTAAAAAAGCCCAGCAGGCTTAAAAACTCGCCCACAAAACCGCTTGTAAGGGGCATGCCTACATTCGCCAAGAGCAACACCATAAAAAACGCTGCGTAAGTTGGCATCAAATGCGCCACGCCCTTAAAGGCGACAATCTTACTAGAGTTGCAGCGATCAAACAACACCCCCACTAAAATAAATAGCCCAGCACTCACCAGCCCGTGCGAAAACATCGTAAAGACCGCCCCACCCACGCCCTCTACATTGAACGCATACAGTCCCAACACCGCCACGCCCATGTGCGACATGGAGCTGTAAGCGATCAATCTTTTCATCTCCTTTTGTGCGCAAGCTAGAAGCCCGCCATAAAGCACCATTAAAAGGGCTAAAACGCTTAAAGGCAAAAAGTAATGCAAGATCACATTAGGGAATAAGGGCAGCAAGAAACGCACCATGGCGTAAGTCCCCATTTTTAAAAGCAGGGCGGAGAGCACCGCTGAGCCAATGACGGGGGCGTTGCCATAGGCGTGGGGCAGCCAGTTGTGGAGGGGAAAAATGGGGATTTTCACGGCAATGCCCACAAAGAAGGCGATGAACACCCACAAACGCACTTGGGGGGGCAAAACCACGCTGTTGAAGGTCTCTAAATCAAAGTTAAAGGGGGTTTCAAGCGCAAGGCTGCATGCATGGGCATAGTATAAAATCGCTAAGAGCATGAAAAGTGAAGCCAAAAAGGTGTAAAGGAAGAATTTAAGCCCTGAATAGACTTTTGGCCCCACACCATAACGCCCAATCATGTAAAGCACGGGCAAGAGCGACACCTCCCAAAAAACATAAAAGAAAATGAGATTTAAGGAAGTGAAAACCCCCATTAAAATCCCCTCTAAGAGCAAGATACAAATGAGCATGTCTTTAATGTGCTTGCTGACATACAAGGCGAGCAGGAATAAAATAAAGGCGGTTAAAACGAGTAGGGTTAAAGAAATCCCATCCACGCCTACATGGTAGTTGATCCCCGCTTGTTTGACAAGGTCGGCAAACTCTTCAAATTGCATCACCCCTGTATCCTTGTCAAACAACACCCAGAGCCCCACAACAAGGGCGAGCTCAATGGCGCTTACCAAGACTCCATAGGGTTTGGCGTGCTTTTCGCTAAGCCCAAATAGGGGCAGGCACGCTACAAGCGGAAAAAAGATCAACACGCTCAAAAAGTGGTGGGGCAAAAGTGCATCCATATTAACTCCAAAAACTTAGCATTGTTACAAAGATAATCACCACGACCCCAAAAGTCATTAAACGCAATGCCGAGCTCAAATTGCCGCTTTGCAAAGGGGTTAACATTTGCCCGAGTAGAGTGGGGATTTTAGCGATGGTGTCTACAAAGACATCGAGCATCCGCACTTCAATTTTGCGCCACACCCAAAAAGCAAACTTTAAAAACACCCGAGAGAGTGTACCATATAGGGTGGGGATATAGTATTGATTCAACAACAAGCGGTAGAAAAACCCACCCTCTTTGTTGCCAAAGCCTTTTTTATATTTTTGCACGGCATAGGCAATGGAAAGCAAAACCCCGATTGTGGTAAGAGCTAATAAAAGCAATTTAGGCACAGAGTACTCTGCAAAAGAAGGCACGCTAATCGCTTTGGATACAAAATGGAAAAATCCATGCTCAAAAAAGCCTGCCACTACGGCCAAAATGGCTAGGGGCAGCATCGCCCACAGCATAAAGCTAGAGGCCTCGTGGGGGTGATCGATGCTGTGCACTTTGGGGGCAAAGAAAACCAACATCAAAAGTCTAAAACTATAAAACGCTGTAAAGAGTGCGCCTATGAGTAAAGCTAAAAACAGCCCATGGTGTCCTGTGGCAAAGGCGACTTCTAGGATTTTATCCTTAGAGAAAAAGCCCGCAAAGGGATAGAGCCCACACAAGGCTAAAGACGCTAGCCCCATCAAAATGGCGGTGGTTTTGAGCGGTTTAAGTAGCCCGCCCATTTTGCTAATGTCTAACTCATCGTGCATGGCGTGCATGACATTGCCCGCCCCTAAGAAGAGTAAAGCCTTAAAAAAGGCGTGGGTGAAAAGGTGGAAAAGGGCGATCCAATAAGCCCCAAGCCCTGCGCCCACGAACATATAACCTAGCTGTGAAAGGGTGGAGTACGCCACAACGCGTTTTAGGTCTTTATTGACTAAGGCCATGCTTGCCCCAAACAACGCCACAAACGCCCCTAAGCACGCAATGGCATAGCCAAGACCGGGCAATGCGCTATAGAGTGGGTGCGCTCGAATCACCAAATACACCCCGGCCGTAACCATTGTGGCGGCGTGGATCAAAGCGGATACGGGCGTGGGCCCCTCCATCGCGTTGGCCAGCCATGTATGCAGGGGGAATTGTGCGCTCTTGCCCACTGCCCCCACAAAGAGCAAGAGCCCGATGCAAAAGAGAAGATGAGAGTCAGCGTTGGCAATGTTGGCAAAGACTACAGAGTATTGCACTGAGCCAAAAGTCCAATACACCAGTAAAATCCCCATGAGCATGCCTAAATCCGCAATGCGGTTCATCACAAAGGCTTCAATGGAGGCATTGTTGGCACTCTCTTTGTGATACCAAAAGCCAATGAGCAGGTAAGAGCAAAGCCCCACGCCCTCCCAGCCCACAAACAGCCCTAAGAAATTGTCGCTAAGGACTAAGACAAGCATAGAAAAGACAAAGCCAGAGAGATAGCTAAAGTAGCGGTTATAGCCCTTGTCATGGAGCATGTAGCCAATGGAATAGACATGCACCAAAAAGGACACGAGCGTTACCACCACAATCATGACGGCACTGATCGAATCGAGTCCAAAGGAGAACTTGACACTAAAGCCCCCAAGTGCCATCCAATCAAAGAGCACCGCTTGCACGCTTTGGTTGTGCAAACTTAAATTTAAGAGATACAAAGCCCCTAGAAAAGACAACCCGAGTAGGCTAGAATTGACGATGCCCACTTGCAAACTTTTTTGGCAGGTGCCAAAAAGCCCGGCATAAAGTGCCCCCAACAAGGGCAAGAGCAAAACCGCCGCTAACACCACAGACGCATACATGCCAGCCTCCATGCTAGCCCTTCATGCGCACTAGAGTGTCGATGTCTAGGCTTTTGTGTTTTCTGTGCCACAAAATCACAAGCCCTAACCCTATGGCCACCTCCGCCGCTGCTACGGCGATCATAAATAAGGCGAACACCTGCCCGTCAATGTTTTTTAAAGAGTGGGCGATCGCCACAAAGGCGACATTGATGGCATTGAGCATGATTTCTGTAGAGAAAAAAAGCATTAAAATGTTCTTGCGCCGCAGAATGCCAAACAGCCCCACGCTAAAGAGCAGAGCCGCAAAGACCAAGTAATGGGCCAGAGTAAGCATCAATTCTCCTTCTTAAATGCGCTCGCCATCGCCCCGACTAAGGCGACCAAGAGCATGAACGCCCCCACTTCAAAGGCGACTAAGTATTTTGTAAACAACACAAAGCCGATCAACTTTGTGTTGGAAGTGTCTAAATCGGGGTTTAAACTCTCTTGCAAGTTGTGGGCGTAATGGGCGATGAAAGGCGCGCCAAGCAAGGCGACCAAGACCACTGCTAAAGCAATGGCTAAGAGGGCGGGGACTTTAGGGGCATGTGCCCTCTCTTGTACCTCTTGTGAGGCATTCAAAAACATCATGCCAAAGGCGTACATGACCACCACTGCCCCCACATAGACCAAAATTTGCACCACGCCCAAAAACTCGGCATCTAAGAGAAAGAAAAAGGCGGACACAAAGACCATCGCCGCGGCTAGAGAGGTCATGGCATACAAAATGTTCGTGGTCGTAACCACCACGAACGCCATGCCTAAAGTCAAGGCGGCGAAGAAATAAAAGGCAAGGGTTTCAAGCATGGTCTTTGCCCCCCTCTTTGTTTTCTGCCCCCTCTTTCGCCTCTTTGGCTTCTTTAGGCTCTTCTTTCTCTTCTTTAGTGGCGTAATCTAGGGGGGTTTGGGCTAAGCGCGTGTTTGCATCCACACTAGGCGCACCAAAGCCCATAAACTCTTGATGGCTGTGGTCTTTTGCGCTTTGTATGTCTGTGAGAAACTCTGCTTTGCCCCCAAATTGGGAGCGTTGCACACTGCTGTTTTCAAAGCGTTGCCCCATCACAATGGCAAGCTCGGGGCACACCTCAGCACACAGCCCGCAATAAATGCACCGCCCTAAGTTAATGGTGTAGCTGTCTATGTATTTGCGCTCATCCTCGGCCTTGTGCGTGATGATCCTAATGCAATTACTCGTGCAAATCTTTTCACACAGCCCACAGCCGATACAGCGTTCATTGCCCGACTCTAGCAACCTTTGCAAGTGGTGCACGGCTCTATATCTAGGGCTTAAGGGCAACACCTCCATCGGGTAGTGTATGGTAACTTCTTTGCTAAAAAACTCTTTAATGGTCAGCCCTAAGCCCTTAAAAAGCTCTAAACCAAAGCTCGTTTTGAGTGTGTCTAAGAGTTTGGGGCTAGGCTTTTTAGGGTCGAGCCATTTATACTTTTGTCCCACAACACCTCCTTAAAAAAGTAAAAGTACTAGCCCGGTGATTAGGATATTGACTAGGGCTAAAGGGAGCATGATTTTCCAACACATGCGCATGAGTTGATCGGGGCGCACATGGGGGAAGGTTGCGCGCGCCCACATGGATAAAAACACAAAGAAACAGACTTTGATTAAGATCGCAATGCCGCCCGGGATAAAGCCCCACGCATTGTAACCCCCAAAGAAAATCAAAGAAATCACAAAACAAAAGGCAAACAAATGGGCGTATTCGGCTAAGAAAAACATGCCCCAGCGCAAGCCACTATACTCTGTGCAAAACCCGGCGACAATCTCCGCCTCATGCTCGAGCAAGTCAAAGGGGGTGCGGTTCAACTCAGCATAACTAGAGATCAAGAACAAAAAGAAGGCTAAGGGTTGTTTAAACACCAGCCAATGGAGCATGCCCCCCTCTTGGTATTGGTTGATTTCCACCAAAGACAAAGAGCCCACCACCATGATGGGGGCTAAGATCGTTAGGGTGCTCACCACTTCAAAGCTTAAAAGCTGGATAGTCGCCCTTGCCGCCCCGATTAAAGAATACTTGCTATTAGAGGCGAGCCCGGCTAAAAGGGGGGCGTAAATGCTCGCCGAGCCCACCGCTAAGAAAAACAACAACCCGACATTGATGTCCGAGATAATAGGTTTGATCGTGTGCCCAAAGATTTGAAAATCGCCGAAGAAGGGGATGGGTGCCATGCTCACAAAGGCACTCACCATCGCGATCACCGGAGCAATGGAGAAGATCAAGTGGTTAGCGTTCTGGGGGATCACATCCTCTTTAGTGAAAAGTTTGATCGCATCGGCGATCACTTGCAAGAGCCCAAAAGGACCGACATAAGTAGGGCCTAAACGCCTTTGAAAATAAGCCAAGACTTTTCGTTCTAAATAAGTCCCAAACGCCCCTAGCCCGGAAAAGACCAAAACCACCACCAGAATTTTAATCAGGGTTTCTACAATCTCGGCACTCATGCACGCTCCCATTCTAAGGTTTCAAAGGGGCTAGCAAATACCCCCCCCGTGTCTAGGCTGGGGCTTGCCATAAACACGCCCCTTTTTAGGCTGTGGTCTATGTAAATCTTGCCCGTGAGTGTGCGCCCCTCTTTGCTTAAACGGATTGTCGTCCCCTCAACAAGTCCCAAACTCTCTAAATGCGCCTTAGAAGTGTAAATGCCCTCTTTGAGTTGTAGGTTTTGGCTCTTAATGGTGTGGGTGTTAAACTGCGTTTCGGCAAATTGCAAATAGGCGTTAAGCTCGGGGGCACTCTCAATGGGGGTTATGGGCTGGCTTGATTCTGTAGCTTGGCTAGGGGTGCTTTGAAGTTTATAGCCCCTGTGGTTGCTCTTGTCATTGGCGTAAAAATTTGTCAAATCGTCATACGCCACGCCCAAAAAGCCCTTGTCTTGGGGCAATTCTTGGGTGTATTCGGCTAAAGTTTCGCCATAAAAGCCAAAGTGCTGGGCGATGTCGGCAAAGTCTAGCCCCTCATAGGCTAAAGCGGGGCGTAAAGCAAGCACCCGCCCCTCCAAATTGACCATGCTTGCCTCCATTTGTGAGAAGCTGGGTAAAATAAAATCTACTTGATTTTGCACTTGTCCGTTTTGATCCACACAATCGCTATCAAGCACAAAATCCCCTTTAGTCCGCACCCCTACGCTGGGGCTTGCGTGGCTGTCTTTTTCTAAAGTGCAAAGCGACACAATGCCTAAAGCATTGGCACTTGGGGGGATTAAAAAGATTTTGAGTTTGTCTAGCTTGCTTGCCTCTTGCAACATTAAGGCAATGTTGTGGGCTTTTGGGTGGGTGTAAATCTCGGGCCCGATTAAAAGAGCGATGCTAGGGGCTTTTTCAACCAAACCTTTAATTTTCTCAAAAGTGGGGCTATCACATTTGGCATTTTCTAGCATGGCATAGACGGGGGGCTTTTGCTCGGCTTTTTTAGGCTCTGCTGTTGCCTCGCCCTCTGCGTTTTCTGCACCCTCTGCACTTTCTGCAGGCTCAGGCTCAGGCTCGACAAGGGCACTTGCCTTTAAACTCTCTAAACTCGGGCTCTCCACGCCCAAAGCCATCAAAAACGCCCCTAAAATGATCTCTTCAGCCCCTACAGCATGGCACACGGGCACCACGCTACGGCTCATTTTTTCTATCGCCATGTCCTCTAGGGGGTGGGCGTAGATCAAACTCGTGCCTTTATTCACCTTTAAAACATTGGCTAGGGCGTATTTGAGTAGGGGGTTTTCATTTTTTAGCCTTGAGCCCAAACTTAGCACACAGCTAGAGCTTTTTAAATCCTTTAAATCGTGGGGCGTGGGGCTAAAAGTCTTTAAAAACTCTTGGTAGGCGTAAAGTTTGCTGTTATGGAGTTTGAAGCCACAAGTTTGACGCATTTGCTCGAGCAAATAAGCCTCTTCATTGCTTAAATCTCCCCCGACATACACCGCCTTTGCCTCTTTGAGCTTTTGCACGGCTTGCTCTATGTTGCTGCTGCCCTTTGTGGATGCTTTTAAATCAAAGGCAAAACGCCCCGCCCCACAAATGGGGTTGTGGTAAAAGTCGTTGCCGACTCTAAAGATTTTTTGCTCTTCGCCTAGTGTGTCAAAGTGGCGCACTTGATAATCTAATAAACACCCTGCCGCACAATGCATGCAAGTCGAATCGATGTGTTTTAGCTCCCACGCATTGGCTTTATAGCTAAAGTCCTTATAGACAATCGCGCCCACCGGGCACACAGCGATGCACTCCCCACAATCATAACAAGGGGTGTCGCCCACAAAGGCGATCATGCCCTTTTGTTTGCGACTCCAAACGCTAAAGGGGTCTTTGGGCATGCTCTCTTTGAATTTGTCGGGGGCGTGTAGGCTTGCCTTGCTCGCCTTCAAATTGCTATCGCCGATATTGTCGCTGCAAGTCGTTACGCACCGCTCGCACATGATGCATAAATTCGGGTCATAGGACGCTTGCGCCCAAAAGGCGAAGGGCTTGAGATTGTCTCTGACGCTGAAAGGTTGCCGATCAACTAAAGTGCGGTGTGTCATGTCTTGCAACTCACACTCCCCGCTTTTATCGCACACCCCACACTCTAGGGGGTGATTGACATCATAGGTCTGCATGATCATTTGCCTCTCAGCTACTAAGGCAGCGGTCTTCGTGGCGACTTTGGTGTTGGCTTTGGGTTTGGTGTTGCACGCATACACCCTCTTGCCCTCCACCTCCACCATACACATTTTGCAAGCCACCGTGGGGGAGCAACCACTTAAATAGCAAATGGCGGGGATATACACCCCGGCACTTCTTGCCGCTTCTAAAATGGTCTGCCCCTCGCTAAATTCTACCTTTTGCCCATCTATCTCTATGCTTGGCATGCGTTAAGCCCTTTTCACCACTAAAGTCCAATCCACCCGATTAAAACGCAAAGAGTTCATCAAAATATCCCCCCTCTCTTTGATCGCCTCTGCGCTCTGCTCCACAATGTCAAAATCCACCACTTCAAACATGAAAATTGCCACCTCCCCGGGGCGCACACTCTCATCTAAAATCGCCCCCATGCGGCTAATCACCGCCTCATTAGGCTCATCTCTTAAATGCCTCAAATCAAAGCGTTTCACCGATCCACCTCCCCAAAAACCGCATTGCTTGAGCCGATGATTGTTACGGCATCTGCCAAATACTGCCCCACTAAAATGTCTTGCATCGAGCCTATATGAAAAAAGCTCGGGGCACGGATTTTTAAGCGATAAGGGTAGGGCTCGCCCTGTGAGTGGATAAAAAAGCCCAACTCGCCCTTGGGCGACTCTGTGGGGGCATACACCTCGCCCCTTGGCGGACGCATGCCTTGAGTCACCAACACGAAATGTTGCATCAAAGCGTAGTTTTGGGTCATGATGTCCTCTTTGGGGGCACTGAAATACTGCGGGGCGTGTGCCATAATGGCGGGGTCTGTGGGGGCATGCATGGGGATTAACTGCTCTAAAATACGCAAGGACTCTTCAATCTCTAGCATGTAGAGTTGGTAGCGGTCGTAGCTGTCGCCGTAATTGCCTACGGGTATATCAAAATCTAACTCAGGGTAAAGCTCATAAGGCTCTTCCTTGCGGACATCATAGGCGATCCCAGTGCCTCTTAGCATGATCCCACTTGCTCCCCACGATTTGGCTTGCTCTTGTGTAATTGTGCCGACATTCTCCAAACGGGCTTTCCAAATGCGGTTGCTATCCAGCAGCCCACTTATGAGTTTATGCATTCCCCTCACTTCTTTAATGAAGGCTTTTAGCCCCTCGAGCCAGTTAGGGGGCAAGTCTAAAGGCACGCCCCCGATGCGGATGGCGTTGTGTGTGAGCCTTGCCCCGCAATAATCCTCCATCAAATCTAGCCCATACTCCCGGGTTTTAAAGCAATACAAGAACACCGACATCGCCCCCACATCCAGCGCATGCACACTTAAAAAGAAGACATGGGAAATGACTCTATTGAGCTCTAAAAGCAAAGTGCGGATCACCTGAGCGCGTCTGGGAATTTGCACGCCTAATAAAGTTTCTACCGCGTGGGCGAAGGCGTAGTTGTTGCTCGTGGAAGAAGTGTAGTCTAGGCGGTCTGTGGTGGGCATGTATTCGTTGTAGGTCATGTTTTCGCCCAGCTTTTCACAGCCTCGAT
Proteins encoded in this region:
- the nuoD gene encoding NADH dehydrogenase (quinone) subunit D — protein: MAQIFTKLKPQFENVLFERDDKQMVINFGPQHPSSHGQLRLILELDGEKITKATPEIGYLHRGCEKLGENMTYNEYMPTTDRLDYTSSTSNNYAFAHAVETLLGVQIPRRAQVIRTLLLELNRVISHVFFLSVHALDVGAMSVFLYCFKTREYGLDLMEDYCGARLTHNAIRIGGVPLDLPPNWLEGLKAFIKEVRGMHKLISGLLDSNRIWKARLENVGTITQEQAKSWGASGIMLRGTGIAYDVRKEEPYELYPELDFDIPVGNYGDSYDRYQLYMLEIEESLRILEQLIPMHAPTDPAIMAHAPQYFSAPKEDIMTQNYALMQHFVLVTQGMRPPRGEVYAPTESPKGELGFFIHSQGEPYPYRLKIRAPSFFHIGSMQDILVGQYLADAVTIIGSSNAVFGEVDR